Part of the Bacillus cereus group sp. RP43 genome is shown below.
CAATTCGAAGAAATCGCAAAAGAAATTGATATCGTTCATTTTTGCGGTATTACACTTGCGATGAATGATACTGTGCGCCATCATATGAAATCTTTAGCGAAAGCAGTTAAAGAAAACGGAGGCACCGTCGTTTTTGATTGCAACTATCGTCCATCGCTTTGGGGAGAAGATGGATATGAACAGGCGAAGCCGCATTATGAAGAGATGCTTGGGCTAGCTGATATTGTAATGATGAATGAAAAAGATGCAATGTTCGTTCTAGGAATGAAAACAGAAGAGACGGAGCGAGAGGCACAGCTGATGGATCTCATTCCAAAGGTCGCTGAAACGTATAGTATCACTACAATTTCTGGTACACATCGCTCTATTAATAGCGATAATACACACTCGCTTCGCGGGTTTATATGTAAAGATGGTGCGTTCACTTTTGCAAAAACACTTACGTTTTCTGTATATGATAGAATAGGTGCTGGAGATGCTTATACGAGCGGGATTATTCATGGCGAGATAGAAGAGTTTGCACCAGAGAAAGCTGTTTCATTTGCGTCAGCAGCTGGAATGCTTGCACATACAATCGTCGGTGATACGCCAATGTCATCAGGGAAAGATATACTTCGGGCAATGACGGCATCAGTAGGTGATGTAGAAAGGTAGTGGGTGTAACGGTGAACGTAACGAGAAAAAAAGGACCATTATATTTACAAATAAAAAATATTATTCGTGATCGAATATTACATGGTGTATATGCGATTCATACGAATATTCCTTCAGAACCGCAATTAGAGGAAGAGTTCAAAGTGAGCAAAATTACAGTTCGTAATGCGATTAAAGAACTCGCTCAAGAAGGATATTTGGAAAAGAAAAGCGGTAAAGGAACGAAAGTGATTCGTAATACTTCTGCGACAAAACTGTCGAAGGGTAAGAAATTTACTGAAGTGTTAGTGGAAGAAGGATATAAAGTACAAAAGAAATTGCTAAAGGCAGAAGTGGTTCATAATGAAGAAGGAACAGTACCGTTTCGATTATTCGGTAAAGAGAGTTTCCGTATTGAACGATTATATGCGTTAAATGATGCGCCGTACATTCATTATACGCACTACTTCTCAGCGCAAATGGCAAGTACAGATTTATCGGACTTTGATTTACAATCGCTTTACGATTTAGTCGAGGACCGAGGTATACATTTAGAAAACTTCAGAGATGAATTCGCAGTTGGATTTGCGCCTAGTTTCGTTGCAGAAGCGTTAAGTGAAAAAGAAGGCGCTGCATTATTAAAACGTATGCGCTATTCTTACGATGAAGTTGGCGAAGTAATTGAATATAGTGAAGGCTACTACAACACGGAAATGCAGCATTATGTAGTTAATTATGACGTATAAAAAAGAGGGTTTTTTCCCTCTTTTTTATTATAAAGTAAGGGGAATGAGAGATGGATATATACTTATTAATCGTCACGTTAATTGCGATCGCAATTGTTATTTTAGGAGTATCATGGTGGAAATGGCATGCATTTATTAGTTTAACAGTTGCTAGTTTGTTTTTAGCTATTATGTCCGGACTGAATTTAACGAAAATAGTGATTGCCTACGAAACTGGTGTTGGTAGTGTACTAGGGCATTTAGTTGGTATTTTGGCTCTCGGAACAATTTTAGGGAAAATGATGTCTGACTCAGGGGCAGGCATGCAAGTTGCAGATTTCTTCATTCGATTTTTCGGCGTAAAGAAACTACCTTGGGCTATGTTATTTGCGGGATTTGTTATAGGGATTCCAGTATTTTTTGAAGTGGGGATCGTCATTTTATTACCACTCGTTATCTCAATTCGAAAAACGACGAAGCAAAACATATTATTAATTGCTTTACCTGTCATTGCTGGATTATCTATTGTACATGGGCTAGTGCCTCCACATCCAGGTGCGATGACTGCAATCGGCATTTATAATGCGAATTTAGGGAAGGTATTATTGTATTCATTAATCATCGCGTTACCAACAGCTATTATCGCAGGACCGTTATTTGCAAAGTGGGTACATAAGAGAGTTATACCTGAAAATGAACCGGAGCTTGTTCGGGTTACAACTGTATCAACTGATTTACCGAGTCGTAAAGTTTCATTTTTTATTATTTTACTGCCAGTAGTTTTAATGATTTTATCAGTAGTCGCACCATATATTTCATTACCGAAAAAAATAACTGAATTTTTTGTATTTATCGGAAGTCCGGTAATCGCTTTACTTATTTCATGTTTCGCAGCGTTTTATTTACTAGGGATAAGACAAGGCATTAATAAAAAGATGATTAAAAAATTAACAGATGAAAGTTTACTACCAGTCGGTTCCATTATTTTAATAATCGGTGCAGGCGGTGGATTTAAACAAATATTAATTGAAAGCGGCGTTGGAACAGCCATCGCTCAAATGGCAGAACATATTTCATTATCACCAATCGTCTTAGCTTTCATGGTAGCTGGCTTAATTCGAATAGCGACCGGATCAGCAACAGTCGCTTTAACGACAGCAGCAGGAATTGTTTCACCGGTTATTCAGCACATGTCTGGTGTAAATTTGGAGTTGCTTGTTATTGCAACCGGCGCAGGGTCATTAATGTTTTCTCACGTAAATGATGCCGGTTTCTGGCTCGTAAAAGAGTATTTAGGATTAACGGTGAAGGAAACATTTAAGACGTGGACGGTACTGGAGACGTTATTATCATTTATTGCATTCGGTTTTGCACTTTTATTGAATATGTTTATTTAGAAGATACCTTAATTGGTATCTTTTTTTGATGAAGCCCAATTCCTAAAACAAGCCCGTTTTTATGTAAGCCAAGCTTCCGATTTGCCCTGAAAACATAATATAAATGGAATCCCCTCATTTAGAACAAGAGGAACTTGTTATGAATGATACTAAAGGAGGAATAGAGTAATGAGCGAAAAGTGTGAACACAGACATGATGATTGTAACCGCAGACATGGGTGCGGAGGCGGTTTTGCGCTTCTAATCGTATTGTTTATTTTATTAATCATTATCGGTGCTAGCTGCTTCGGCGGAGGCGGCGGTTCTTGTGGTTACGGCGGTTATGGTGGCTATGGCGGCGGCTATGGTGGGTACTGCTGCTAATTAAAAACTATTGAAAATGGCCTTGTGCAATATGCACAAGGCCATTTTATTCATATCTTGATATTCTGTGATAATTTATTAATGTACAGAGAACGGATTAGGAAGAAGAAAATAATCTCGATAATCCCGAACAATGTAAGTATAATGATTAATTCTTTTAATAAAGAAAAAGCAAACATGTTTTGTAAAAACTGAATCGCAAATATTGTATGAATACCAGCAACGATATAAGGAATGAAAAATAAAATTCCTAATTGAATCGTTGCGGAGCGAAACATTTCTGACTCAGTTAATCCAAGCTTTGTAATCGTAATGTATTTTTGTTTTTCAATTGTTAAGTCATTATACATACGGAAGTATAAAACACTAGCTGCCCCGATAAAGAACATAAAGCCAAGAAATGTCCAAATAAAGAAAGTAGCAATTGAATTGCCTTTACTGTAGTGTAGATCATCCGCGGCTGTAGAAAGGGAAAAAGGGACTCGAGCATCTTCTTCTTTATGTTTTTCATAAAAATCACGCACATCTTCATTTATAGTACGCGAAATATTTTTTGTCGGAGTAATTGAGTTTTCCCAGTTCTCCACAAAATAATTATATAGCGTTATTGTTTCAATATGAGGAATCAAATTATCAATTACAGTATCTTGAATAACAATTAAATGGGGTAATAAAAAAGAAGGCTCTATCCCTTTATTAATAAATCCTTTAATAGAAAATTCCTTTTTATTTGATCCGATTGTAATTGTATTTTGTTTTGCAAATGGATTTGATACAAGATTTAAGAGTTCTGGCGAGTAACGAGAAATAATATAAACTTGTGTAGAATCAAGAGTTATTTCTGGTCTCTTTAATTGTTTGGCGAGTATGTTATAGTCACTCATTTTCATAAGAACAACGTCTTCTTTTAAAGCTGTATCTTTTAATACTGTAGATTTGTATTTATTGTATTGAAAATTAGCATTTGTAAGCTCCTTTTCAATTGTAGCAATGTGTTTTTGCTCTAATGCATTTTCACCTTTGGTTACGTATGTGAAGGGGAAAGGATATCGTTCTAATATCGAAGCTTTTGTATTGTTATTAGCGGCAAATAATCCGATGATAATTGTAAATGCAAGTGCGGATAACATAGAAACGATAAAGAGAACATTAATATTACTACGAGTACGGCTAGTTAAATCTGAAATCCATAGCATATTTATTTGCTTCATATAAAACTTTCTTCGTCTTTTTAAAATGAAGATAAAGAGAAGAAATGTTTGCGAAAAGAATAAATATGTCCCGACTACTACGAGAGGCAAAATAGATAATATAATAAAGACTACAGAGCCATTCTGTACATTTTTTTCTGTTACGTAGCCTTGTGGATAACCGGCGATATAATAACATAATGTTAAGCAAATTAAAGCAAATATCGAAATAAGTATAGATGGTTTCTTTTCTTTGTCTCCTTTTTTTGTCCCCTTAATGAGCTGTGTTGTTTTACGAGTACGAATGAACATCGGTGTAAACGTAGAAACGATGAAAAATAAAATGATAAACGTTACCGTTGTAACGATAATTGCTTCTGTTGGCCAATATAAATAGAGGCCTTTTGCATTTGTTAATTTTGAAGTAACGAGTAAGAAAAAGTTAGAAAACACAAGACCGCCTTGAATACCAGCAAAGATAGCTAGTATTCCAATAATCATATTCTCAGTAAACAAAAGCCGTTTTAAT
Proteins encoded:
- a CDS encoding GntR family transcriptional regulator codes for the protein MGVTVNVTRKKGPLYLQIKNIIRDRILHGVYAIHTNIPSEPQLEEEFKVSKITVRNAIKELAQEGYLEKKSGKGTKVIRNTSATKLSKGKKFTEVLVEEGYKVQKKLLKAEVVHNEEGTVPFRLFGKESFRIERLYALNDAPYIHYTHYFSAQMASTDLSDFDLQSLYDLVEDRGIHLENFRDEFAVGFAPSFVAEALSEKEGAALLKRMRYSYDEVGEVIEYSEGYYNTEMQHYVVNYDV
- a CDS encoding ABC transporter permease — encoded protein: MTFWQFAFKNVSRNSKAYFAYFVSSAFSIMVFFSFTVYAYHPRLQIMNKLQEQDPLMNLAGMAQFVIVLFSFFFLLYSIGTFLNVRKQQFGVLTVLGISHKQLKRLLFTENMIIGILAIFAGIQGGLVFSNFFLLVTSKLTNAKGLYLYWPTEAIIVTTVTFIILFFIVSTFTPMFIRTRKTTQLIKGTKKGDKEKKPSILISIFALICLTLCYYIAGYPQGYVTEKNVQNGSVVFIILSILPLVVVGTYLFFSQTFLLFIFILKRRRKFYMKQINMLWISDLTSRTRSNINVLFIVSMLSALAFTIIIGLFAANNNTKASILERYPFPFTYVTKGENALEQKHIATIEKELTNANFQYNKYKSTVLKDTALKEDVVLMKMSDYNILAKQLKRPEITLDSTQVYIISRYSPELLNLVSNPFAKQNTITIGSNKKEFSIKGFINKGIEPSFLLPHLIVIQDTVIDNLIPHIETITLYNYFVENWENSITPTKNISRTINEDVRDFYEKHKEEDARVPFSLSTAADDLHYSKGNSIATFFIWTFLGFMFFIGAASVLYFRMYNDLTIEKQKYITITKLGLTESEMFRSATIQLGILFFIPYIVAGIHTIFAIQFLQNMFAFSLLKELIIILTLFGIIEIIFFFLIRSLYINKLSQNIKI
- the gntP gene encoding gluconate permease GntP, whose translation is MDIYLLIVTLIAIAIVILGVSWWKWHAFISLTVASLFLAIMSGLNLTKIVIAYETGVGSVLGHLVGILALGTILGKMMSDSGAGMQVADFFIRFFGVKKLPWAMLFAGFVIGIPVFFEVGIVILLPLVISIRKTTKQNILLIALPVIAGLSIVHGLVPPHPGAMTAIGIYNANLGKVLLYSLIIALPTAIIAGPLFAKWVHKRVIPENEPELVRVTTVSTDLPSRKVSFFIILLPVVLMILSVVAPYISLPKKITEFFVFIGSPVIALLISCFAAFYLLGIRQGINKKMIKKLTDESLLPVGSIILIIGAGGGFKQILIESGVGTAIAQMAEHISLSPIVLAFMVAGLIRIATGSATVALTTAAGIVSPVIQHMSGVNLELLVIATGAGSLMFSHVNDAGFWLVKEYLGLTVKETFKTWTVLETLLSFIAFGFALLLNMFI
- a CDS encoding sugar kinase yields the protein MRKKIAAFGEVMMRLQVPGYELLSQANTLKYSFSGTGVNVAAALSHLGHEGFLISTLPENSVGDAALSYIQKLGVQTPLVSRGGKHVGMYFLENGFGARASRVTYSNRLESSFNTACEEMYQFEEIAKEIDIVHFCGITLAMNDTVRHHMKSLAKAVKENGGTVVFDCNYRPSLWGEDGYEQAKPHYEEMLGLADIVMMNEKDAMFVLGMKTEETEREAQLMDLIPKVAETYSITTISGTHRSINSDNTHSLRGFICKDGAFTFAKTLTFSVYDRIGAGDAYTSGIIHGEIEEFAPEKAVSFASAAGMLAHTIVGDTPMSSGKDILRAMTASVGDVER
- a CDS encoding YjcZ family sporulation protein, whose protein sequence is MSEKCEHRHDDCNRRHGCGGGFALLIVLFILLIIIGASCFGGGGGSCGYGGYGGYGGGYGGYCC